The following coding sequences are from one Triticum aestivum cultivar Chinese Spring chromosome 5A, IWGSC CS RefSeq v2.1, whole genome shotgun sequence window:
- the LOC123104478 gene encoding glucuronoxylan 4-O-methyltransferase 1, whose amino-acid sequence MSSPTHVRKALHLAAMKAKLQGVAGHRLLLVTALAAFLLLFSARTLFSSSSSSRGPGAASRLSGDGSCSKLPAPVAEALVHYATSNVTPQQTAAEIGVSLRVLQRRSPCNFLVFGLGHDSPMWAALNHGGRTVFLEEDASWIASVRSAHPGLESYHVTYDTRLTEADELIALRDHQGCTAQPDLAAAAEASCRLALRGLPAVFHEVEWDLIMVDAPTGWTPEAPGRMGAIYTAGMAARARRPGDGATDVFVHDVDRTVEDRFSKAFLCDAYLTEQVGRIRHFVIPSHREKPGTPFCPQN is encoded by the coding sequence ATGTCGAGCCCCACGCACGTCCGCAAGGCCCTCCACCTCGCCGCCATGAAGGCCAAGCTGCAGGgcgtcgccggccaccgcctcctcctcgtcaccgccctcgccgccttcctcctcctcttctccgccCGCACGctattctcctcctcctcctcctcccgtggccCTGGCGCCGCCTCGCGGCTGAGCGGCGACGGGTCGTGCTCGAAGCTGCCGGCGCCCGTGGCCGAGGCCCTGGTGCACTACGCGACGTCGAACGTGACGCCGCAGCAGACGGCGGCGGAGATCGGGGTGTCGCTGCGCGTGCTGCAGCGCCGCTCGCCCTGCAACTTCCTGGTGTTCGGCCTCGGCCACGACAGCCCCATGTGGGCGGCGCTCAACCACGGCGGCCGCACGGTGTTCCTCGAGGAGGACGCGTCCTGGATCGCCTCCGTCCGCTCCGCGCACCCGGGCCTCGAGTCGTACCACGTCACCTACGACACCCGCCTGACCGAGGCCGACGAGCTCATCGCCCTGCGGGACCACCAGGGGTGCACCGCGcagccggacctcgccgccgccgccgaggcctcgTGCCGGCTGGCGCTGCGCGGCCTCCCCGCCGTGTTCCACGAGGTGGAGTGGGACCTCATCATGGTGGACGCGCCCACGGGGTGGACGCCCGAGGCGCCCGGGAGGATGGGCGCCATCTACACGGCCGGCATGGCGGCGCGCGCGCGGCGGCCCGGCGACGGCGCGACGGACGTGTTCGTGCACGACGTGGACCGCACGGTGGAGGACAGGTTCTCCAAGGCGTTCCTGTGCGACGCCTACCTCACGGAGCAGGTCGGCAGGATCCGGCACTTCGTCATCCCCAGCCACCGGGAGAAGCCCGGCACGCCCTTCTGCCCTCAGAACTGA